In the Planctomycetia bacterium genome, CCTCGCAGTCCCACTTCCGCGAGCAGTTTGTCCGTTTCGCGGTACGCTTCTTCGACCCAGTCGACGATTTTTGCTGGGTCCGGCGAATATTCCAGTTCGATCGAGATCGCGCCGTCGATGTTGAGCGCTTTGATTTCCTCCAAGTACGGGCGGAACGGTACGACGCCGCGCCCTGGCGGGAGGTCGCCGTGGACTTTGCCGTCGCAGTCGGAGATGTGGACGTGGCCGGCGCGGCCTTTCAGGCGGCGCAGTTCTTCCGGTTTCACCTGGGAGAGAACGAGGTGCGAGATATCGATATTGGCTTTGACGTTTGGCAGGTTCACGTCGTCGAGGAATTGGCACATCGTGTCGATGTCGCGCACCAGCGAGAGCGGGAATGGCTCCAATTCCAGCACGATTTCCAGATCGAGCTCGCCGG is a window encoding:
- a CDS encoding sugar phosphate isomerase/epimerase — encoded protein: MQLGLINSAWVQAGQPTDFGLRKTKELGFDTVDIFIDPLEADVREQMLVKRECDRLGLPIVSLACVAVGLIDFNRPVRDFHLHRVEKYLDLAYAYAARNVLLVIGEYIWNREVIPPAEQWRWGVEGVRKLGERAGELDLEIVLELEPFPLSLVRDIDTMCQFLDDVNLPNVKANIDISHLVLSQVKPEELRRLKGRAGHVHISDCDGKVHGDLPPGRGVVPFRPYLEEIKALNIDGAISIELEYSPDPAKIVDWVEEAYRETDKLLAEVGLRGK